The following are from one region of the Pygocentrus nattereri isolate fPygNat1 chromosome 20, fPygNat1.pri, whole genome shotgun sequence genome:
- the si:ch211-117c19.1 gene encoding myogenesis-regulating glycosidase produces MYQIVPATVGDVGLSAMRQCTPPKKKRVDRQGRRMIIAGLIGAALVIVAVASWCYYSASLSKANLLKTELLDLSKDGFVIRSQAGAVIFRMSFRSGSLDLDSCSKEGRILSCSRSGAGNLNFFIETVKPKDTVMCYRVRWEELEAYRAVEHAMSYNGSHWYGGAETWSQHWPIVFAGNQEPKPFITSDIYSNHQAFGGILERYWLSSNATAIKINDSVPFHLGWDENSKTLRFQARYDNSPYKSDPGQPLRAELSYRVCVGYDVTSIHKYMVRRYFNKPNKVPSEAVFRQPIWSTWALHKTAVNQQKVLTYASEIKKHGFNWSHLELDDRYTSGYGEFEFDPEKFPNASQMFQKFREDGFKVTLWTHPFVNYNSTNFGIGVERGLFVREPGGELPALIRWWNGIGGILDFTNPETRDWYASHLRILKNKYGIASFKFDAGETSYLPQQFSTLMPLQDPSVFTRRYTEMAIPFNDRAELRSGYQSQNISCFFRIIDRDSLWGYDLGLKSIIPTVLTISILGYQFILPDMIGGNAYPNRTEGHQGLPDRELYIRWLELSAFMPAMQFSIPPWVYDDEVVEIAKKFTALHETLVAPRVLELASEVLDTGDPIIRPLWWIATDDEASYKIDSQFLIGDDLMVAPVLEPGKQERDIYLPAGRWRSYKGEHFDKGPIHLTDYPVDLDEIAYFVWSG; encoded by the exons ATGTACCAAATTGTCCCAGCCACCGTTGGGGATGTCGGCCTTAGTGCCATGCGCCAGTGCACACCTCCTAAGAAGAAAAGAGTGGATCGGCAGGGACGGCGAATGATAATTGCAGGCTTGATAGGCGCAGCACTGGTCATCGTAGCTGTGGCATCTTGGTGCTATTACTCAGCGTCTTTAAGCAAGGCAAACTTGCTGAAGACTGAGCTTCTAGACCTCAGCAAAGATGGCTTCGTCATCCGCAGCCAAGCTGGAGCCGTCATCTTCCGAATGTCTTTTAG ATCGGGCTCCCTTGACCTGGATTCGTGCTCAAAAGAAGGCAGAATTCTCAGCTGCAGCCGATCCGGTGCAGGAAACCTCAATTTTTTCATTGAGACAGTGAAACCCAAGGACACAGTGATGTGTTATCGTGTGCGCTGGGAAGAACTTGAAGCATACCGTGCTGTTGAACATGCCATGTCCTACAATGGATCACACTGGTATGGTGGGGCAGAGACCTGGTCCCAGCATTGGCCAATTGTTTTCGCCGGAAACCAAGAGCCCAAGCCATTCATCACAAGTGATATTTATTCAAATCACCAGGCATTTGGAGGCATCCTGGAGCGCTACTGGCTCTCTTCCAATGCGACCGCTATTAAAATCAATGACTCTGTCCCTTTCCATTTGGGCTGGGATGAGAACAGCAAGACTTTGCGATTCCAGGCAAGGTATGACAACAGCCCTTACAAGTCAGACCCTGGACAGCCTCTTCGTGCTGAGTTGAGCTACCGTGTTTGTGTCGGGTACGATGTTACTTCCATACATAAGTACATGGTCCGTCGTTATTTTAACAAACCCAATAAGGTTCCTTCTGAGGCTGTTTTCAGACAGCCCATTTGGTCCACATGGGCCTTGCACAAGACAGCAGTGAATCAGCAGAAGGTACTGACATATGCATCGGAGATAAAAAAGCATGGCTTCAATTGGAGTCATCTAGAGCTGGATGATCGATATACCAGTGGCTATGGGGAGTTTGAATTTGATCCAGAGAAGTTCCCCAATGCATCTCAAATGTTTCAGAAATTTAGGGAAGATGGTTTCAAGGTTACCTTGTGGACACATCCTTTTGTGAACTACAACTCCACTAACTTTGGCATCGGAGTGGAGAGAGGGCTTTTCGTGAGAGAACCTGGCGGAGAGTTACCCGCCTTGATTCGCTGGTGGAACGGTATCGGCGGCATCCTGGATTTCACCAATCCAGAAACCCGTGACTGGTATGCTTCACATCTGCGTATCCTAAAGAACAAGTACGGAATAGCTTCCTTTAAGTTTGATGCTGGGGAGACTAGCTACTTGCCACAACAGTTCAGCACCTTAATGCCCCTGCAAGATCCCAGTGTGTTTACCCGCCGTTACACCGAGATGGCCATACCCTTCAATGACCGTGCAGAGCTGCGTTCAGGGTACCAGTCCCAGAATATCTCCTGCTTCTTTCGGATTATTGACCGGGACTCACTCTGGGGCTACGACCTGGGACTCAAGTCCATCATCCCTACTGTGCTAACCATTAGCATTCTCGGCTACCAGTTCATTCTTCCGGACATGATAGGTGGAAACGCTTACCCAAACCGCACCGAAGGGCACCAGGGACTACCTGACCGGGAACTTTATATTCGTTGGTTGGAACTGTCAGCATTCATGCCAGCTATGCAGTTCTCAATCCCTCCGTGGGTTTACGATGATGAGGTTGTGGAGATCGCCAAGAAGTTCACAGCACTCCATGAAACCTTGGTGGCTCCTCGAGTTCTTGAACTTGCCAGTGAAGTGTTGGACACAGGAGATCCCATCATTCGCCCTCTTTGGTGGATTGCTACAGATGATGAGGCGTCCTACAAGATTGATTCGCAGTTCCTCATAGGGGATGACCTTATGGTAGCACCGGTGCTTGAGCCAGGCAAGCAGGAGAGAGATATTTACCTCCCAGCTGGCAGATGGAGGAGCTACAAGGGTGAACATTTTGACAAAGGACCAATCCATCTTACTGATTATCCGGTAGACTTGGATGAGATTGCCTACTTTGTGTGGTCAGGATGA